From a single Arachis hypogaea cultivar Tifrunner chromosome 3, arahy.Tifrunner.gnm2.J5K5, whole genome shotgun sequence genomic region:
- the LOC112791673 gene encoding microtubule-destabilizing protein 60 isoform X1, whose amino-acid sequence MLSSPLLSSVAATHTRIIMEKASTKSSLKFVKNTSQSTAAQWSITNNNARGMARDEVKDRFHEKNNKSSSSQSRKSSPPKENTKPQEFKLHTQERAVKRAMFNYAVTTKFYLMEIQKRQAEKLQKMIEEEEIRMLRKEMVPRAQLMPYFDKPFSPQSRSNNKTVGSRESYSCLHMMSSKCLRCCSLGNEFHNLHHSLKPVN is encoded by the exons AtgctctcctctcctctcctctcctcagtaGCTGCAACACACACACGTATTATTATGGAGAAAGCTAGCACTAAATCTTCTTTGAAG TTTGTGAAGAACACTTCACAGTCTACTGCAGCTCAATGGAGCATTACTAATAATAATGCTAGAGGAATG GCAAGAGATGAAGTCAAAGATAGGTTCCATGAGAAGAATAACAAG AGCTCATCATCACAGTCAAGGAAGTCATCTCCtccaaaagaaaatacaaaaccaCAAGAATTCAAACTCCACACCCAAGAAAGAGCTGTCAAGCGCGCAATGTTCAACTATGCA GTCACTACAAAATTTTATCTCATGGAGATACAAAAGAGACAAGCAGAGAAGTTGCAGAAA atgattgaagaagaagagattCGGATGCTAAGGAAGGAAATGGTTCCAAGAGCTCAATTGATGCCTTATTTTGATAAGCCTTTTTCCCCACAAAG cagGTCAAATAATAAGACAGTGGGAAGTAGAGAATCATATTCATGCCTGCACATGATGAGTAGCAAGTGCTTGAGGTGCTGCAGCTTGGGTAACGAATTCCACAACTTGCACCACTCTCTAAAGCCCGTCAACTAA
- the LOC112791673 gene encoding microtubule-destabilizing protein 60 isoform X2, with amino-acid sequence MLSSPLLSSVAATHTRIIMEKASTKSSLKFVKNTSQSTAAQWSITNNNARGMARDEVKDRFHEKNNKSSSSQSRKSSPPKENTKPQEFKLHTQERAVKRAMFNYAVTTKFYLMEIQKRQAEKLQKMIEEEEIRMLRKEMVPRAQLMPYFDKPFSPQRSNNKTVGSRESYSCLHMMSSKCLRCCSLGNEFHNLHHSLKPVN; translated from the exons AtgctctcctctcctctcctctcctcagtaGCTGCAACACACACACGTATTATTATGGAGAAAGCTAGCACTAAATCTTCTTTGAAG TTTGTGAAGAACACTTCACAGTCTACTGCAGCTCAATGGAGCATTACTAATAATAATGCTAGAGGAATG GCAAGAGATGAAGTCAAAGATAGGTTCCATGAGAAGAATAACAAG AGCTCATCATCACAGTCAAGGAAGTCATCTCCtccaaaagaaaatacaaaaccaCAAGAATTCAAACTCCACACCCAAGAAAGAGCTGTCAAGCGCGCAATGTTCAACTATGCA GTCACTACAAAATTTTATCTCATGGAGATACAAAAGAGACAAGCAGAGAAGTTGCAGAAA atgattgaagaagaagagattCGGATGCTAAGGAAGGAAATGGTTCCAAGAGCTCAATTGATGCCTTATTTTGATAAGCCTTTTTCCCCACAAAG GTCAAATAATAAGACAGTGGGAAGTAGAGAATCATATTCATGCCTGCACATGATGAGTAGCAAGTGCTTGAGGTGCTGCAGCTTGGGTAACGAATTCCACAACTTGCACCACTCTCTAAAGCCCGTCAACTAA
- the LOC112791673 gene encoding microtubule-destabilizing protein 60 isoform X3: MEKASTKSSLKARDEVKDRFHEKNNKSSSSQSRKSSPPKENTKPQEFKLHTQERAVKRAMFNYAVTTKFYLMEIQKRQAEKLQKMIEEEEIRMLRKEMVPRAQLMPYFDKPFSPQSRSNNKTVGSRESYSCLHMMSSKCLRCCSLGNEFHNLHHSLKPVN, translated from the exons ATGGAGAAAGCTAGCACTAAATCTTCTTTGAAG GCAAGAGATGAAGTCAAAGATAGGTTCCATGAGAAGAATAACAAG AGCTCATCATCACAGTCAAGGAAGTCATCTCCtccaaaagaaaatacaaaaccaCAAGAATTCAAACTCCACACCCAAGAAAGAGCTGTCAAGCGCGCAATGTTCAACTATGCA GTCACTACAAAATTTTATCTCATGGAGATACAAAAGAGACAAGCAGAGAAGTTGCAGAAA atgattgaagaagaagagattCGGATGCTAAGGAAGGAAATGGTTCCAAGAGCTCAATTGATGCCTTATTTTGATAAGCCTTTTTCCCCACAAAG cagGTCAAATAATAAGACAGTGGGAAGTAGAGAATCATATTCATGCCTGCACATGATGAGTAGCAAGTGCTTGAGGTGCTGCAGCTTGGGTAACGAATTCCACAACTTGCACCACTCTCTAAAGCCCGTCAACTAA
- the LOC112791676 gene encoding uncharacterized protein, whose protein sequence is MELDIGVTHSDLSLAEADSWFSSDTSSGYLEDAIAGWGIWFNHNNLPSYSQNQKMMDHYLVDEEDLFPTFCSSTTPQILHGNFHKESKEFSNRNLPSSSPASLQNEPAHRSLSPRESDANNASASNSKGHWKKIAYPFELVKAGGIEGETSLKDINNQMLMSPSKPIPHPVANLSSTHPYACISARSGYGISGKVVTALTRIHTQGRGSITIIRTKG, encoded by the exons ATGGAATTGGACATTGGAGTAACTCACTCAGATCTCTCTCTTG CTGAAGCTGATTCATGGTTTTCATCAGATACATCAAGTGGGTACCTTGAAGATGCTATTGCAGGCTGGGGAATTTGGTTCAACCACAACAATTTACCATCCTACTCCCAAAACCAAAAG ATGATGGACCATTATTTGGTTGATGAGGAAGATCTATTTCCAACATTTTGTTCATCCACAACACCACAAATCCTTCATG GTAATTTCCACAAAGAGAGTAAAGAATTCAGCAATAGGAACCTGCCATCATCATCACCAGCATCTTTACAAAATGAGCCTGCTCACAGGAGCCTTTCACCTAGAGAATCAGATGCAAATAATGCTTCAGCTTCAAATTCAA AGGGTCATTGGAAGAAAATAGCATATCCATTTGAGCTAGTAAAGGCAGGAGGAATAGAAGGGGAAACATCACTGAAAGACATAAACAACCAAATGCTAATGAGTCCATCAAAGCCAATTCCACATCCTGTTGCTAACTTATCAAGCactcatccatatgcatgcatttCAGCTCGTAGTGGTTATGGCATTTCAGGAAAAGTTGTTACAGCACTTACTAGGATTCACACCCAGGGTAGAGGCTCCATTACCATTATCAGAACCAAGGGTTGA